In the Bdellovibrionota bacterium genome, one interval contains:
- a CDS encoding cytochrome c biogenesis protein CcdA: protein MKMKLLLSILIALSPNAFAINALKDPLSVEVASIGSTSKSDIVISPGKITPVKFDMSLPTGYHAYFDSFKFEILEPQKGLEVQNFEIKPLIKFYDKFSKKNKKGIKEKSELILNLRAEMSPLKDIQIQMTYQACSEDFCLLPTKKILNVAVIDNPSKSTSLADSLSDISVEDLINQGSILTFLFIFFAGILTSFTPCIFPMIPITLSILGSQTIGKSRWKGFMISLVYVHGIATTYSLLGVAAAKTGTLFGSYLSNPLVVSIIALLFFAMALSMFGLYEIQVPVFIRSKLGNKKISQGYVGAYVTGLIAGIVASPCVGPVLVALLTYVAQSQKAVLGFFLLFTYAMGLGLIFILMGTFSQLISKLPKSGPWMLRVKKVFGVVLIIMGFYYLSPVLKKYFTPPESTQITTPSTGWAAFSEKAIEGARNKQVVVIDFYADWCAACHELDKFTFGNLEVKRELAGAVLLKVDATQENAHVSPILEKYGVVGLPTIIFIEKDGTVRKDLTLTGFESPIDFIKRLNKMNSLKGTP from the coding sequence ATGAAGATGAAATTATTGTTGTCCATTTTAATAGCATTGAGTCCTAATGCTTTTGCCATTAACGCTCTTAAAGACCCATTAAGTGTTGAGGTTGCATCGATCGGATCTACTTCTAAAAGTGATATAGTAATTTCTCCTGGAAAAATTACTCCTGTGAAATTCGATATGTCTTTGCCTACAGGATATCATGCTTATTTTGATTCTTTTAAATTCGAAATTCTAGAACCTCAAAAAGGTCTTGAAGTTCAAAACTTTGAAATCAAACCTCTTATTAAGTTTTATGATAAATTTTCGAAAAAGAATAAAAAAGGCATTAAAGAAAAATCGGAACTCATTCTAAATTTGCGCGCCGAAATGTCCCCACTCAAAGACATTCAAATCCAAATGACTTATCAAGCTTGCTCCGAGGATTTTTGTTTATTACCCACCAAAAAAATATTGAACGTGGCGGTAATCGATAATCCTTCCAAGAGTACGAGCCTGGCAGACTCACTCTCAGATATTTCCGTGGAAGATCTTATCAATCAAGGATCGATTCTTACATTCTTATTTATATTTTTTGCAGGAATTTTAACTAGTTTTACTCCCTGTATATTTCCAATGATTCCTATCACCCTTTCAATTTTGGGATCGCAGACCATTGGTAAGTCTCGTTGGAAAGGCTTTATGATTAGCCTTGTGTATGTTCACGGAATAGCAACGACTTATTCTCTACTTGGAGTTGCCGCTGCAAAAACAGGAACTCTTTTTGGTTCTTACCTAAGCAACCCTCTCGTTGTTTCAATCATTGCGCTTTTATTTTTTGCCATGGCACTGAGCATGTTTGGCCTCTATGAAATTCAAGTGCCCGTATTCATTAGATCAAAACTTGGAAATAAAAAAATATCTCAAGGATATGTGGGCGCATACGTTACAGGTTTGATCGCTGGTATCGTAGCTAGTCCTTGCGTAGGACCTGTGCTCGTGGCGCTTCTTACGTACGTAGCTCAGAGTCAAAAAGCAGTTCTAGGATTCTTTCTCCTCTTCACTTATGCTATGGGATTGGGGTTGATCTTTATTTTGATGGGAACTTTTTCTCAGCTTATAAGTAAACTTCCTAAATCTGGCCCATGGATGCTGAGAGTAAAAAAAGTATTCGGCGTAGTTCTAATCATAATGGGTTTTTATTATCTTTCACCGGTATTAAAAAAATATTTTACACCTCCTGAATCCACACAAATCACAACTCCATCCACAGGGTGGGCTGCCTTCTCAGAAAAAGCCATTGAGGGAGCTAGAAATAAGCAAGTAGTGGTTATTGATTTTTACGCGGATTGGTGTGCAGCCTGCCACGAACTTGATAAGTTCACATTTGGAAATTTAGAGGTAAAAAGAGAACTGGCCGGAGCAGTATTACTCAAAGTGGACGCCACCCAAGAGAACGCCCACGTCTCTCCAATCTTAGAAAAATACGGAGTGGTAGGATTGCCGACAATTATATTCATCGAAAAAGATGGAACTGTTCGAAAAGATTTAACCCTAACCGGATTCGAATCCCCAATAGATTTCATCAAGCGACTCAACAAAATGAACTCTCTAAAAGGTACCCCCTAG
- the motA gene encoding flagellar motor stator protein MotA, with the protein MGIVGFIVVFAMVFGGYVLHGGQMRVMWQPTEFMVIFGGAIGAIIISSPISSIKMMVGMTIKALIAGGLKKSDYLDLLQMMYRLFQVFRKDGPQAVEKHIEDPMNSEIFKAYPTFLKNHHAVDFLCDTMKITLSADLSQYDVDDLLDQDIKVIHEEEHQAQGIMGSVADAMPGLGIVAAVQGVILTMGKLTEGTEAIGASVAAALVGTFLGVMAAYCMFAPLASKMAKNIDAEGRYLKVIKAAMVALQKGAPPLVCVEYARRSIYPNDRPSFEEMDSSTRDMKKAA; encoded by the coding sequence ATGGGTATAGTTGGATTTATAGTCGTTTTTGCGATGGTCTTCGGGGGATATGTTCTCCACGGTGGACAGATGCGTGTTATGTGGCAACCGACCGAGTTCATGGTTATTTTCGGGGGTGCGATTGGTGCCATAATTATTTCTTCTCCAATATCTTCAATCAAAATGATGGTCGGAATGACAATCAAAGCTTTGATTGCTGGCGGATTGAAGAAATCAGATTACCTCGATCTTTTACAAATGATGTATCGACTGTTCCAAGTCTTCAGAAAAGACGGACCTCAAGCAGTTGAAAAACATATTGAAGATCCAATGAATTCAGAAATTTTTAAAGCATACCCAACTTTCTTAAAGAATCACCACGCCGTAGATTTCCTTTGCGACACTATGAAGATCACACTCTCTGCGGATCTTTCACAATACGACGTTGATGATTTGTTAGATCAAGATATTAAAGTTATTCACGAAGAAGAACATCAAGCTCAAGGGATCATGGGATCCGTAGCCGATGCGATGCCGGGTCTCGGGATCGTGGCCGCGGTACAAGGGGTTATCTTGACGATGGGTAAATTAACAGAAGGTACTGAAGCGATCGGTGCCTCGGTTGCCGCTGCCCTCGTTGGTACGTTCTTAGGGGTTATGGCAGCTTATTGTATGTTTGCGCCACTCGCTTCTAAAATGGCAAAGAACATTGATGCTGAAGGTAGATATTTAAAAGTAATTAAAGCTGCGATGGTTGCTCTTCAAAAAGGTGCGCCACCGTTAGTTTGCGTAGAGTACGCAAGACGTTCTATTTATCCAAATGATAGACCATCATTTGAAGAAATGGATTCATCTACTCGTGATATGAAAAAAGCAGCGTAG
- a CDS encoding flagellar motor protein MotB codes for MAKEEKKVIVIKKITEAGHGHHGGAWKVAFADFMTAMMCFFLVMWLLNQSEETKKQVASYFTGPSMIEHQFTSYGAELTLEKLFLDLVNQPLKTAQEFMQPADFTPNLMSMGSKKIVMQQIAQELGEMASNVNIESDSVTFEIPDRYLFERGSNKPSAQFINTMKKIEAVTQGLEYSVVDIRSNFFYTDSAISDQDAEWVAKSRLDLIQNKVKSGFEHESNDVIGTSKASKNTASQTGTRSGMITFEIKQKEFLPDGRKPRKLEDVFDSKVEGSNPYDTFVKRATKSKKENRKK; via the coding sequence ATGGCAAAAGAAGAAAAGAAAGTCATAGTCATAAAAAAGATTACCGAGGCAGGACACGGTCACCATGGTGGTGCGTGGAAGGTGGCCTTCGCCGATTTCATGACTGCCATGATGTGTTTCTTCCTGGTGATGTGGCTCTTAAACCAATCTGAAGAAACGAAAAAACAAGTCGCTTCTTATTTCACTGGTCCTAGTATGATTGAACATCAGTTCACGAGCTACGGAGCGGAGTTAACACTAGAAAAATTATTCTTGGATTTAGTCAATCAACCATTGAAGACAGCGCAAGAGTTTATGCAGCCAGCGGATTTCACTCCTAATTTAATGTCTATGGGTTCAAAGAAAATCGTTATGCAACAGATCGCTCAAGAACTGGGCGAGATGGCTTCAAACGTGAATATTGAATCTGATTCGGTGACATTCGAAATTCCTGATAGATATTTATTTGAAAGGGGCAGCAACAAGCCTTCGGCGCAGTTTATAAATACAATGAAAAAAATCGAAGCTGTAACTCAAGGCCTAGAATACTCAGTAGTAGATATTCGATCGAATTTCTTTTATACAGACAGCGCCATTTCAGATCAAGATGCGGAATGGGTAGCAAAAAGCAGATTGGATTTAATTCAAAATAAAGTGAAGTCAGGATTTGAACACGAATCAAACGATGTTATTGGAACAAGTAAAGCAAGTAAAAATACAGCGTCTCAAACTGGGACACGCAGTGGAATGATCACTTTTGAAATCAAGCAAAAAGAATTTTTACCAGACGGCAGAAAGCCTCGCAAATTAGAAGATGTTTTTGATAGCAAAGTTGAAGGATCTAATCCTTACGACACATTTGTAAAGCGCGCTACTAAATCTAAAAAAGAAAATAGGAAGAAGTAA
- a CDS encoding S26 family signal peptidase, translated as MEFNNFKDKIKANIIPIVVVGLGIVLIIGGLIYSQSKKIKIETQSWNDDGTLKEGVNCKTDKETVKVPVAGSDIFEGGTEVEVEMNYYACNKGTRDDIVMIKSPGRQEPLFKYIKLLPGDKYSVQAKDKKFSVIVNGNEMENSKGEIYSFTERKSRMIKLYESNFKDGIKQGVYFVFGESPAGGFDSTRFGPVTSERMVGRVLTKPTEKK; from the coding sequence ATGGAATTTAATAATTTCAAAGATAAAATCAAAGCAAACATTATTCCCATAGTGGTGGTTGGACTGGGAATTGTACTCATTATTGGTGGCTTGATTTATTCTCAAAGCAAAAAAATTAAAATTGAAACCCAGTCTTGGAATGATGACGGCACGCTAAAAGAAGGTGTGAATTGCAAAACAGACAAAGAGACAGTAAAGGTTCCTGTAGCGGGTTCGGATATCTTTGAAGGCGGAACTGAAGTTGAAGTTGAAATGAATTATTATGCATGCAACAAAGGTACTCGTGACGACATCGTGATGATTAAATCTCCTGGCAGGCAAGAGCCTCTTTTCAAATACATAAAATTACTTCCAGGTGATAAATACAGTGTGCAAGCCAAAGATAAGAAGTTCAGTGTTATTGTAAATGGAAACGAGATGGAAAATTCTAAAGGTGAAATTTACTCTTTCACAGAAAGAAAATCTCGTATGATCAAGCTTTACGAAAGCAATTTTAAAGATGGAATCAAGCAAGGCGTATATTTTGTATTCGGAGAAAGCCCTGCAGGGGGTTTCGATTCAACAAGATTCGGACCTGTAACCTCAGAAAGAATGGTTGGAAGAGTTTTAACTAAACCAACAGAAAAGAAGTGA
- a CDS encoding 3'-5' exonuclease, translating to MHPTTKIKDLTLVAFDLETSGGYPLDSEICEIAAIKWKDGKIIDEFKTLIKPTKKMSDFIIGIHGITNEMVESSPRIEDKIQEFYNFIHGCAVVAHHSPFDMGFLSIEFEKKAFVAPSTPALCTSLLARRVFPESTNHKLQTLIEFLNIPKNQAHRAYEDTVQCLNVALKIFEKVGWDKTLKDLYDIQGRILTWQNFYMSELKKNPTFKNLIDAVQKDQRVRIIYKAGLIRRDEKVKVHAVVRSPDGDFIFAHTETDPKIKRFYLSKLLESELI from the coding sequence ATGCATCCTACAACAAAGATCAAAGATTTAACCTTAGTAGCATTTGATTTGGAGACTTCGGGAGGATATCCCTTGGATTCTGAAATCTGTGAGATCGCTGCAATCAAATGGAAAGACGGAAAAATTATTGATGAGTTTAAAACCCTCATAAAGCCCACTAAGAAGATGTCTGATTTTATTATTGGTATTCACGGTATCACTAACGAAATGGTGGAGAGCAGTCCTCGTATAGAAGATAAGATTCAAGAGTTTTATAATTTCATTCATGGATGTGCTGTTGTGGCCCATCACAGCCCATTCGATATGGGATTTTTATCTATAGAATTTGAGAAAAAAGCTTTTGTGGCTCCTTCGACCCCAGCTCTATGTACATCACTTTTAGCAAGAAGGGTTTTTCCAGAGTCTACAAATCATAAGTTACAAACTCTTATAGAATTTTTAAATATTCCCAAAAACCAAGCCCATAGAGCCTATGAGGACACAGTACAGTGTTTGAATGTGGCGCTAAAAATTTTTGAAAAAGTAGGATGGGATAAAACCTTAAAAGATCTTTATGATATTCAAGGCAGAATACTCACTTGGCAGAATTTTTATATGAGTGAGCTCAAAAAAAATCCAACTTTTAAAAATCTAATAGATGCTGTTCAGAAAGATCAGCGAGTGAGAATTATTTATAAAGCTGGTCTAATTAGAAGAGATGAAAAAGTAAAAGTACATGCAGTAGTACGCTCCCCAGATGGAGATTTTATTTTCGCTCATACAGAAACAGACCCAAAAATAAAAAGATTCTACCTCTCAAAACTCCTAGAATCAGAACTAATTTAA
- a CDS encoding signal peptidase II, with protein sequence MKMKQRHWLLYVWIPLFLTWGLDRITKLIAIEHVSNLKFYGFLGFVKHHNYGAMLGLFSDLPAVLRVVSLSTGGAFLIFIFFLIQYLLPTKLFVLRTGLSILLGGILGNVADRIAWSYIVDFIVLGTYNRTTPAFNVADMVQWVGYAMIVYSLIKDGKKLWPENDARKMFLVNPQFQIKYSIKLMLLGLAFAVIAAVYSYTYMKVTIIDLIGHQVHIEDKFLIPFLLTFGIVSAAFIIFLFFVGLVLSHRAAGPLYAFEKFLEDLSHGKVRPLKLRTGDEFQHLEELADKLGTKLTTFLNKK encoded by the coding sequence ATGAAAATGAAGCAGCGACATTGGTTACTCTATGTTTGGATTCCGCTCTTTTTGACTTGGGGTCTTGATCGCATTACAAAACTTATTGCCATCGAACATGTTAGTAACCTTAAATTCTATGGATTTCTTGGTTTTGTAAAACATCATAACTACGGCGCGATGCTGGGATTGTTCTCGGATCTTCCTGCGGTCTTGAGAGTGGTTTCACTTTCTACGGGTGGAGCTTTTTTAATTTTTATCTTCTTTCTAATTCAATATCTTTTACCTACAAAATTATTTGTTTTAAGAACGGGTCTCTCCATTCTACTGGGTGGCATTCTTGGAAACGTAGCGGACAGAATTGCATGGAGCTATATCGTAGACTTTATAGTTCTCGGAACATACAATCGCACGACTCCAGCCTTTAACGTAGCCGATATGGTTCAGTGGGTCGGCTATGCCATGATCGTTTATTCTCTAATTAAAGATGGCAAAAAACTGTGGCCAGAAAATGATGCGAGAAAAATGTTTCTCGTTAATCCTCAGTTTCAAATTAAATACTCAATTAAATTGATGTTGCTGGGACTTGCATTTGCAGTGATTGCAGCAGTCTACTCCTACACTTATATGAAAGTTACGATCATTGATTTGATTGGCCACCAAGTGCATATCGAAGATAAATTCTTGATTCCATTCCTACTGACCTTCGGCATTGTCAGCGCGGCTTTTATTATCTTCTTATTCTTTGTAGGATTAGTCCTCTCGCACAGAGCTGCGGGTCCTCTCTATGCCTTCGAAAAATTCCTAGAAGATCTCTCCCATGGAAAGGTCCGCCCTCTAAAACTAAGAACGGGAGACGAATTCCAACACCTAGAAGAACTAGCAGATAAACTAGGAACCAAACTAACCACCTTCCTAAATAAAAAATAA
- a CDS encoding ABC transporter substrate-binding protein, which yields MRQTYIQDRKTSSKFSDKILTLIFISSLLVSFGCTQKNHDPKESVTLAFTAQPKSIDPRITTDATGQRLNSLIFSSFVRTDSVIDIKGEAAHKWDYKNKTYTFYLHKGLTFSNGDPVTKEDILYTFTEYLKPSNPFKSSFDLIDTVDANFDGENPIVKVKLKKFSAVFLTDLSLMKILPKKLIEQYGDTFGDHLVGSGAYKIASRNLSEIILEARENPMYKPKVKYLVFKVIQDDSTRFLNAYKGSLDIIQFGLPLTKIAYVEKQNKYNVFKYPGSSMNYMLLNLKDKDFQNKEFRWALSKALNRDEIIKYKLEGYGESATSLLPSNNPYHNHDLKKIEYDPEAAKAGIQKMNLKNKEFILKTSNNPEVVEYARVIAAQLTRAGLNVKIQSYEWGTFYGDVKSGNFQMAIMRWVGLTDPDIYRQAFHSREFPPGRNRGFYSNPSLDPALDEGIVIEDVKKRIAHYNMIQKIIFDEQIIIPLWYNTLVDIVHKRITGYVPPVSGDLSPVYNIEIKESQQ from the coding sequence ATGAGACAGACTTACATTCAAGACAGAAAAACTTCCAGTAAATTTTCAGATAAAATTTTAACTTTGATATTTATATCATCACTTCTTGTGTCATTTGGGTGTACACAAAAAAATCACGACCCGAAAGAGAGCGTAACGCTCGCATTCACCGCACAACCAAAAAGTATTGATCCCAGAATCACAACAGATGCAACAGGACAAAGGTTAAATAGCTTAATTTTTAGCTCCTTCGTCAGAACCGATTCCGTTATAGATATCAAAGGCGAGGCCGCCCACAAGTGGGATTACAAAAATAAAACCTACACTTTCTATCTGCACAAAGGACTAACCTTCTCCAATGGAGATCCTGTAACGAAAGAAGATATTTTATATACATTTACAGAATATCTAAAGCCATCAAATCCATTTAAAAGTTCTTTTGATCTGATCGACACCGTAGATGCCAACTTTGATGGTGAAAATCCAATAGTAAAAGTGAAGCTCAAAAAATTCTCTGCGGTATTTTTAACGGATCTTTCCCTGATGAAGATTCTCCCTAAGAAATTGATCGAGCAGTATGGCGATACTTTTGGAGATCACCTTGTTGGCAGCGGAGCTTATAAAATCGCATCTAGAAATTTAAGTGAAATCATTCTCGAAGCTCGCGAAAATCCCATGTACAAACCAAAAGTAAAATATTTGGTTTTTAAAGTGATTCAAGATGACAGTACAAGATTTTTAAACGCCTACAAGGGATCCCTCGACATTATTCAATTTGGCTTACCTCTCACAAAAATTGCTTATGTAGAAAAGCAAAACAAATACAATGTTTTCAAGTATCCTGGCTCTTCGATGAACTACATGCTACTCAACCTCAAAGATAAAGATTTTCAAAATAAAGAATTTAGATGGGCACTTTCAAAAGCTCTCAACAGAGATGAAATCATCAAGTACAAACTTGAAGGCTACGGAGAGAGCGCAACTTCACTCCTTCCAAGCAATAATCCTTACCATAATCACGATCTAAAAAAAATAGAATACGATCCAGAGGCGGCAAAAGCCGGAATTCAAAAAATGAATCTCAAAAATAAAGAATTCATTTTGAAAACCTCAAACAATCCCGAAGTTGTAGAGTACGCCCGCGTGATTGCCGCTCAATTGACCAGAGCTGGACTCAACGTAAAAATTCAGAGCTACGAATGGGGAACTTTTTATGGTGACGTAAAATCAGGCAACTTCCAGATGGCCATAATGAGATGGGTGGGATTGACCGACCCAGACATCTATCGACAGGCATTTCATTCGCGTGAGTTTCCTCCTGGCAGGAATCGTGGCTTTTATTCTAATCCCTCACTGGATCCAGCACTCGATGAAGGTATAGTGATCGAAGACGTGAAAAAGAGAATAGCTCACTACAACATGATACAAAAAATTATTTTTGATGAACAAATTATCATTCCTCTTTGGTATAATACTTTGGTGGACATAGTTCACAAACGCATCACAGGATATGTACCTCCCGTGAGTGGAGATTTAAGCCCCGTCTACAATATTGAAATAAAGGAATCACAACAATGA
- the dacB gene encoding D-alanyl-D-alanine carboxypeptidase/D-alanyl-D-alanine-endopeptidase — protein MKHLIVVTIFLISLPLMTLAQSSLPSAEKMQLEKAALEKIVRSGGISMQDLGIVVMKEGAIVYENQSQQKFIPASLSKILTAIAALKTFSPEQRNITELRTTASVKDGVLDGALYIKGYGDPSFISEQMWVLVNNLTRSRITKIKGPIYVDSTVFDDKFFDGSRQSLRVDRAYDSPVSGLSFNWNTVNVYVRSSEKVGQPLKVIIDPENEYFTLVNKTTTVSGSKPAAIIVDKQEGKDGEKIIVSGSMGINQNEAVKFASVTHPDLWVGKNLLQFLKQRGITVEDSKISSQKTPGSSTLLAEAKGWTFFEVIDGMMKFSNNFLAEMLTKNIAASKGKQGSIEKGVELIKEVLETNYDLKKSRYDFFSPSGFSNKNKITPEDLGTLMFKAHKDFSISSYFLSSMAAPQSEGTLSKRMGSLKEPKLVRAKTGLLSGVTGLAGYAANSKGEVFTFVFVYNGNGKEVQARDLFDKIAVNITGL, from the coding sequence ATGAAACACTTGATAGTTGTTACGATTTTTTTAATCAGTTTACCATTAATGACCTTAGCACAGAGTTCTCTTCCAAGTGCAGAGAAGATGCAGCTAGAGAAAGCAGCTCTAGAAAAGATTGTCAGATCAGGTGGAATATCCATGCAAGATCTAGGGATTGTGGTCATGAAGGAAGGTGCCATCGTATATGAAAATCAGTCCCAACAGAAATTTATCCCTGCGTCCCTCTCTAAGATCCTCACCGCAATCGCAGCTCTTAAGACCTTCTCACCTGAGCAAAGAAATATCACGGAGTTAAGAACTACTGCGTCGGTAAAAGACGGAGTTTTAGATGGCGCACTGTACATAAAAGGCTATGGTGACCCAAGTTTTATTTCTGAACAGATGTGGGTGCTTGTAAATAATCTGACTCGCAGTCGAATCACAAAAATCAAAGGGCCAATCTACGTGGATAGCACTGTCTTTGATGATAAATTTTTTGATGGAAGTCGTCAAAGCTTAAGAGTCGATCGCGCTTATGATTCTCCGGTTTCAGGTCTTTCGTTCAACTGGAATACGGTGAATGTTTATGTGAGGTCTAGCGAAAAAGTAGGACAACCTCTCAAGGTAATTATCGACCCTGAAAATGAATATTTCACTCTTGTGAATAAGACGACGACAGTTTCCGGGAGTAAACCTGCGGCTATTATTGTGGACAAGCAAGAAGGCAAAGATGGTGAAAAAATTATTGTTTCAGGTTCCATGGGAATCAATCAAAACGAAGCCGTTAAGTTTGCGAGCGTCACGCACCCTGATTTATGGGTTGGTAAAAACTTGCTCCAATTTTTAAAGCAAAGAGGAATTACAGTAGAAGATTCGAAAATCAGTTCGCAAAAAACTCCCGGAAGTTCGACTCTGCTAGCTGAAGCTAAGGGCTGGACATTCTTTGAAGTAATTGATGGCATGATGAAATTTTCAAACAATTTTTTGGCAGAAATGCTCACAAAAAATATTGCAGCTAGCAAAGGTAAGCAAGGTAGCATTGAAAAAGGCGTTGAGCTTATCAAAGAAGTTCTAGAAACAAATTACGATCTAAAAAAATCTAGATATGATTTTTTTAGCCCTTCGGGATTCTCTAATAAAAATAAAATTACACCAGAAGATTTAGGGACATTAATGTTTAAAGCACATAAAGATTTTTCTATTTCTTCTTATTTCTTAAGCAGTATGGCTGCTCCACAGAGTGAAGGTACATTGTCGAAACGTATGGGATCATTGAAAGAACCAAAATTGGTCAGAGCGAAGACAGGACTTTTGTCGGGAGTGACTGGCCTAGCCGGATATGCAGCTAATTCAAAAGGGGAAGTATTTACATTTGTTTTTGTGTATAATGGAAACGGTAAAGAAGTACAAGCCCGCGACCTTTTTGATAAGATCGCCGTGAATATAACAGGATTGTAA
- a CDS encoding transglycosylase SLT domain-containing protein, which translates to MKKIFFISLLIGLVPVACATVNNLSEEEIKQLEVHTEEVQDKVEGQTKEDVLPADKNKKWIAPNYANQSNIPGYDATTFAIPEALKERVNFWIDIYTKYTTSQGIMHDSRFTHVVYEPIDFAHLDNDKSLSSNQRFKAEKKYLDERKKHIKEILLKLHELKDSAGLAGEELRYWKMFENVNEKDKFLNASQKGRLRFQLGQKDRFIQGIYYSGRYLKEMEKIFAEYNMPKELTRLPFVESSFNIKAKSKVGASGVWQFMRSTGKLYMKVNATIDERNDPIIAAHAAAKLLRQNYNVLESWPLAVTAYNYGAAGMKRIAEKAGTKDLAAIYGTNPTSRFGFASESFYTSYLAALEVEKNAEKYFGTTLKWADEVPYFEVKIQRPILFKELKGFHNNKDEDIINLNPHFSQTITRNIVKIPAGTKVRVPIEQEKAFAEYLARPSPRSVVEKEPVGSGSMVSYKVAKGDTLYDISKQFQISVDKIIQANQDINPSALRPGQTIEIPQ; encoded by the coding sequence ATGAAAAAAATATTTTTTATTTCACTTCTTATTGGATTGGTCCCCGTTGCGTGCGCTACCGTGAATAACCTCTCAGAAGAAGAGATTAAGCAGTTGGAAGTTCACACGGAAGAAGTTCAAGACAAGGTGGAAGGGCAAACGAAGGAAGACGTACTACCTGCCGATAAAAACAAAAAATGGATTGCCCCGAATTACGCAAATCAATCCAATATTCCAGGTTACGACGCGACGACATTCGCAATTCCAGAAGCTTTGAAGGAAAGAGTTAATTTTTGGATTGATATCTATACAAAATATACAACATCACAAGGTATTATGCATGATAGTCGATTTACTCATGTAGTTTATGAGCCTATTGATTTTGCTCACCTCGATAATGATAAATCCTTGTCTTCAAATCAAAGATTCAAGGCCGAGAAAAAATATTTAGACGAAAGAAAAAAACACATTAAAGAAATTCTACTGAAGCTTCACGAATTGAAGGACTCTGCTGGACTTGCAGGAGAAGAGCTTCGTTACTGGAAAATGTTTGAAAATGTGAATGAAAAAGATAAATTCTTAAATGCATCTCAAAAAGGACGTTTAAGATTCCAATTGGGCCAAAAGGATCGTTTCATTCAAGGTATTTACTATTCAGGAAGATATCTCAAAGAAATGGAAAAGATTTTTGCAGAATACAATATGCCGAAAGAGCTCACGAGACTCCCCTTCGTAGAAAGTTCATTCAATATCAAGGCAAAATCAAAAGTTGGCGCAAGCGGTGTTTGGCAATTTATGAGAAGCACAGGAAAACTCTACATGAAAGTGAATGCGACGATAGATGAAAGGAATGACCCCATCATTGCCGCCCATGCTGCTGCCAAACTTTTAAGACAAAATTACAACGTTCTTGAAAGCTGGCCACTTGCAGTAACGGCCTATAATTACGGTGCGGCAGGCATGAAAAGAATTGCTGAAAAAGCAGGAACAAAAGATCTTGCTGCAATTTATGGTACAAATCCTACTTCCAGATTTGGTTTTGCTTCGGAGAGCTTTTACACAAGTTATTTGGCAGCTTTAGAAGTAGAAAAAAACGCAGAAAAATATTTTGGAACAACTTTGAAGTGGGCCGATGAAGTTCCGTATTTTGAAGTAAAAATTCAAAGACCTATTTTATTTAAAGAACTAAAAGGATTTCACAATAACAAAGATGAGGACATTATAAATCTCAATCCTCATTTTTCTCAAACGATCACAAGAAACATCGTAAAGATCCCGGCAGGGACAAAAGTCCGTGTACCAATTGAACAAGAGAAAGCTTTTGCAGAATATTTAGCAAGGCCTTCGCCACGCAGTGTTGTCGAAAAAGAGCCTGTAGGTTCTGGATCAATGGTCAGTTATAAGGTTGCAAAAGGGGATACTCTTTATGATATATCCAAGCAATTCCAGATCAGCGTGGATAAGATCATTCAGGCGAACCAAGATATCAATCCGAGCGCCTTAAGACCAGGTCAGACGATTGAAATTCCTCAATGA